One window of the Candidatus Chryseobacterium colombiense genome contains the following:
- a CDS encoding T9SS type A sorting domain-containing protein — protein sequence MKTKNIFFIFLLIFAADWVFAQGENNNWYFGNKAAINFQNPTPIGITTSDMDALEACGSVSDNNGNLLFYMNGERIWNRQNQVMPNGVLIPPYQNDTAEQLAIVKNPANSKQYYVFTTGENSSANPNFRINYSIVDMTLGANGSTGSPLGDVVLATKNTPVLDNLGNIFMSEAVTVVPNVTDNSFWVLIPNGNSLYSYRLSSTGFNNGNPVISNLNFPINLGNRRFYGIKASPKLIGGNFSHYICVSYWHNSDNPSAPDSTFFNQVYSFDAATGQITSNYSLQISGLRGYVPEFNKNATALFLGYKHIYAVDLFNSTSSGVISMQLYNDPSTSGFYGMGIQRNKYGDVYISKPNSPYLGKVVNPDNYGAGMSVNLTAVGLVSGGTKYGLPQPLAILEQDPYYPCMNNLTLDVEEPHIVFTYNVSNDIVTKDNYMIPSDYNITMVAGNSITLLPDTNIMANSYLAKIAPCDPRNTKIGNSTKSSRDSNQKGMILELDQEERNQRAKMKNIEIFPNPVSDLITIKTDQKVENVSVYDISGKNSNVTILRDNKVDVRNLPAGSYIMTIETKEGKTTKKFIKK from the coding sequence ATGAAGACAAAGAACATCTTTTTTATTTTTCTTTTGATTTTTGCAGCAGATTGGGTTTTTGCACAAGGAGAAAATAATAATTGGTATTTCGGAAACAAAGCGGCTATTAATTTCCAGAATCCAACCCCCATAGGAATTACTACAAGTGATATGGATGCCTTAGAAGCATGTGGCTCTGTAAGTGATAATAATGGGAATTTACTGTTTTACATGAACGGAGAAAGGATTTGGAATAGGCAAAATCAAGTAATGCCAAACGGAGTGTTAATCCCTCCTTACCAAAATGATACAGCAGAACAGCTTGCAATAGTGAAAAATCCAGCAAACAGTAAGCAATATTATGTTTTTACAACAGGAGAAAACTCTAGTGCCAACCCTAATTTTAGAATTAATTATTCTATCGTTGATATGACCTTAGGAGCAAATGGATCAACAGGATCTCCGTTGGGAGATGTAGTCTTGGCTACTAAAAATACCCCCGTGCTTGATAATTTGGGAAATATTTTTATGTCCGAGGCGGTAACTGTTGTTCCCAATGTAACAGATAATTCTTTTTGGGTTCTAATTCCTAATGGAAATAGCCTTTACAGTTATAGATTAAGTAGTACCGGCTTTAATAACGGAAATCCTGTTATTAGTAATCTTAATTTTCCAATTAATTTAGGTAATCGCAGATTTTATGGAATTAAAGCCTCTCCTAAATTAATTGGTGGTAATTTTTCTCATTATATTTGTGTTTCCTATTGGCACAATTCTGACAATCCATCAGCTCCTGATTCAACTTTTTTTAATCAGGTATATTCATTTGATGCAGCTACAGGACAAATTACTAGTAATTATTCCTTACAGATCAGCGGATTAAGAGGATATGTTCCTGAATTTAACAAAAATGCAACAGCACTATTTCTGGGATATAAACATATATATGCTGTGGATCTGTTTAATTCTACTTCTTCAGGAGTGATTTCAATGCAATTATATAACGACCCTTCTACCAGTGGTTTTTACGGTATGGGAATTCAAAGAAATAAATATGGAGATGTATACATAAGTAAACCAAATAGCCCATATTTAGGTAAGGTTGTAAATCCGGATAATTATGGGGCAGGAATGAGTGTGAATTTAACAGCAGTAGGCTTGGTAAGTGGAGGCACAAAGTATGGCCTTCCGCAACCTTTAGCCATATTGGAACAGGATCCATATTATCCATGCATGAACAATCTTACATTAGATGTTGAAGAACCACATATTGTTTTTACTTATAATGTAAGTAATGATATTGTAACAAAAGATAATTATATGATTCCTAGTGATTATAATATCACGATGGTTGCCGGAAATTCTATTACACTTCTTCCAGATACAAATATTATGGCTAATAGTTATCTTGCAAAGATTGCACCTTGTGATCCTCGTAATACCAAGATAGGGAACTCTACAAAAAGCAGCAGAGATAGCAACCAAAAAGGAATGATCTTAGAGCTTGATCAGGAAGAAAGAAATCAAAGGGCTAAGATGAAAAATATTGAAATATTTCCAAACCCGGTTTCAGATCTAATTACAATTAAAACAGATCAGAAAGTTGAAAATGTAAGTGTTTATGATATTTCAGGAAAAAATAGCAATGTCACAATTCTTCGTGACAATAAAGTAGATGTAAGAAATCTTCCAGCAGGATCTTATATTATGACTATTGAAACAAAAGAAGGAAAAACAACTAAGAAATTTATTAAAAAATAA
- the obgE gene encoding GTPase ObgE: protein MSNFVDYVKIHCKSGHGGAGSAHLRREKYIPKGGPDGGDGGRGGHVIMKGNANEWTLLPLRYTRHVKAERGENGGKNQLTGAYGADVYIEVPIGTIAKNEDGEIIGEIMEDGQEIILMEGGMGGKGNEHFKSSTNQTPRFAQPGMDGQEGYVVFELKILADVGLVGFPNAGKSTLLSAVSAAKPKIADYAFTTLTPNLGIVDYRNYKSFVMADIPGIIEGAAEGKGLGHRFLRHIERNSILLFLIPADSEDHFQEFKILENELKEYNPELLDKDFIISISKSDLLDDELKKEIAAEFPENKQPLFFSGVTGEGLVELKDAIWKQLHG from the coding sequence ATGTCAAATTTTGTAGATTACGTAAAGATTCATTGTAAAAGCGGTCATGGAGGTGCAGGTTCTGCCCATCTTCGCCGTGAAAAGTATATTCCTAAAGGTGGTCCCGATGGTGGAGACGGAGGTCGCGGAGGTCACGTTATCATGAAAGGAAATGCTAATGAATGGACTTTACTTCCCCTTCGTTATACCCGTCACGTAAAAGCGGAACGTGGTGAAAACGGAGGTAAAAACCAGTTGACCGGAGCATACGGAGCTGATGTTTATATTGAAGTTCCGATCGGGACTATTGCTAAAAATGAAGATGGCGAGATCATCGGCGAGATCATGGAAGACGGTCAGGAAATTATCCTGATGGAAGGAGGAATGGGCGGAAAAGGAAACGAGCATTTCAAATCTTCTACCAATCAGACTCCAAGATTTGCGCAGCCTGGAATGGACGGACAGGAAGGCTACGTAGTTTTTGAGCTTAAAATTTTGGCGGATGTAGGTCTTGTCGGATTCCCGAATGCGGGTAAGTCCACGCTTTTATCGGCTGTTTCTGCAGCAAAACCGAAAATTGCGGATTATGCTTTCACAACCTTAACTCCCAATTTAGGAATTGTAGATTACAGAAATTATAAATCTTTTGTAATGGCTGATATTCCAGGGATTATTGAAGGCGCTGCCGAAGGTAAAGGTTTAGGACACCGATTTTTAAGACATATCGAAAGAAATTCAATTCTATTATTTTTAATTCCGGCCGATTCTGAAGATCACTTCCAGGAGTTTAAGATTTTGGAAAACGAATTAAAGGAATACAATCCTGAATTATTGGACAAAGATTTCATCATTTCTATTTCAAAGTCCGATCTTTTAGATGATGAGCTGAAAAAAGAAATCGCTGCCGAATTCCCTGAAAACAAACAACCCTTGTTTTTCTCGGGAGTTACAGGTGAAGGTCTTGTAGAATTAAAAGATGCGATCTGGAAACAATTGCATGGATAG
- a CDS encoding phosphoribosyltransferase family protein, which yields MESIKVHDKTFVPYLKDAEIQEIVKATALKIYEDYKDEVPVFIGVLNGVIMFFSDLLKHYPGECEIAFIQMSSYVGTESTGIVYQKMELTKDVKDRHIILVEDIVDTGNTVESLFKYFKETQRPKSVKLASFLLKPEVYKKDFKLDYIGKEIPNKFVLGYGLDYDELGRNLPNLYQLEDGQINH from the coding sequence ATGGAAAGTATTAAAGTTCACGACAAAACTTTTGTTCCTTATTTGAAGGATGCCGAGATTCAGGAGATTGTAAAAGCTACGGCTTTAAAAATTTATGAAGATTATAAGGATGAAGTTCCTGTTTTTATTGGAGTTTTGAACGGAGTCATTATGTTTTTCTCAGATCTTTTGAAACATTATCCGGGAGAATGTGAGATTGCTTTTATCCAGATGAGTTCTTATGTAGGAACTGAGTCTACAGGAATCGTTTACCAGAAAATGGAACTAACGAAAGACGTAAAAGACCGTCATATCATCCTTGTGGAAGATATTGTGGACACAGGAAATACGGTTGAAAGTCTTTTTAAATATTTTAAGGAAACCCAGCGTCCGAAGTCTGTAAAACTGGCTTCATTCCTTTTGAAACCTGAGGTTTATAAGAAAGATTTCAAACTGGACTATATCGGAAAAGAAATCCCCAATAAATTTGTTTTAGGGTACGGATTGGATTACGATGAGTTGGGAAGAAATTTACCTAACCTCTACCAATTAGAAGACGGACAAATCAATCATTAG
- a CDS encoding adenylate kinase: MINIVLFGPPGSGKGTQAQNLIEKFNLKQISTGDLFRFNMKNDTELGKLAKSYIDKGELVPDQVTTDMLIDEIRKPTDTAGFIFDGYPRTAVQTQALEKIVKEELNDEIDICLSLVVEDSILVERLLKRGEISGRSDDSNVEIIENRIKEYYAKTAEVAELYKQQGKYVEINGVGDINEISEKLFAEVEKVK, translated from the coding sequence ATGATAAACATTGTTCTGTTCGGCCCTCCAGGAAGTGGAAAAGGAACTCAAGCACAAAACTTAATCGAGAAATTCAACTTGAAGCAAATCTCAACAGGTGATCTTTTCAGATTCAATATGAAAAATGACACAGAACTTGGGAAACTGGCAAAGTCTTATATCGATAAAGGTGAATTGGTTCCGGATCAGGTAACAACAGATATGCTGATTGATGAGATCAGAAAACCAACGGATACTGCAGGATTTATTTTCGATGGATATCCTAGAACTGCCGTTCAGACACAAGCTTTGGAAAAGATCGTAAAAGAGGAACTGAATGATGAGATCGACATTTGTCTTTCTTTGGTAGTGGAAGATTCAATTTTGGTTGAAAGACTTTTAAAAAGAGGTGAAATCAGCGGAAGATCTGACGACAGCAATGTTGAGATCATTGAAAACAGAATAAAAGAATACTACGCAAAAACAGCAGAAGTAGCCGAATTGTACAAGCAACAAGGTAAGTATGTAGAGATCAACGGTGTCGGAGACATCAACGAAATCTCTGAAAAACTTTTTGCTGAAGTAGAAAAAGTAAAATAA